The following are encoded together in the Malaya genurostris strain Urasoe2022 chromosome 3, Malgen_1.1, whole genome shotgun sequence genome:
- the LOC131439179 gene encoding matrilysin isoform X3 → MPQTRIAWLWPSLALLALSWTTVVSTPVQTTSQAELYLSQFGYLSAKYRNPTSGNLLDKDTWEKAIMEFQSFAGLNATGELDSETMELMSLPRCGVRDKVGFGSDSRSKRYALQGSRWKVKALTYRISKYPSKLDRNEVDKEIAKAFSVWSEYTDLTFTPKKSAPVHIDIRFEVNEHGDGDPFDGPGGTLAHAYFPVYGGDAHFDDAEFWTIAKSRGTNLFQVAAHEFGHSLGLSHSDVRSALMAPFYRGYDPVFRLDSDDIQGIQALYGRKTNSGGGYNPRPTQRPVQKDPDSELCSSPKIDAIFNGADGSTYAFKGDSYYKLTENAVAEGYPRKISDGWPGLPGNIDAAFTYKNGKTYFFQGTKYWRYSGRGVDGDYPKEISEGFTGIPDHLDAAMVWGGNGKIYFYKGSKFWRFDPLKRPPVKSTYPKPISNWEGLPNNIDAALQYTNGYTYFFKDDKYYRFNDRTFSVDQSDPPFPRPVAHWWYGCKNAPSTFDTLA, encoded by the exons CTGTACTTGTCACAGTTTGGATATCTCAGTGCAAAGTACCGAAATCCTACCAGCGGGAACCTGCTAGACAAGGACACCTGGGAGAAAGCAATCATGGAGTTCCAGAGTTTTGCCGGTCTGAATGCGACCGGTGAACTGGACAGCGAAACGATGGAGCTCATGTCACTGCCACGTTGCGGAGTGCGGGACAAGGTAGGCTTCGGATCGGATTCCCGATCGAAACGTTATGCCCTGCAGGGCAGCCGATGGAAGGTGAAAGCACTTACCTACCGGATATCCAAATACCCCTCGAAACTGGATCGTAACGAGGTGGACAAGGAAATCGCCAAAGCATTCTCGGTCTGGAGCGAGTATACCGATCTAACGTTTACACCGAAAAAGAGTGCTCCAGTGCATATAGATATAAGGTTTGAAGTGAACGAACATGGCGATGGTGATCCGTTTGACGGACCGGGCGGTACCTTGGCCCACGCGTACTTCCCGGTGTACGGAGGAGACGCTCACTTTGACGATGCGGAATTCTGGACCATTGCGAAAAGTCGGGGGACAAACTTATTTCAGGTAGCCGCACACGAGTTCGGTCACTCACTGGGACTGAGTCATTCCGATGTACGGTCGGCACTGATGGCACCGTTCTACCGTGGATATGATCCGGTCTTTCGGTTAGATTCCGATGATATTCAG GGAATTCAAGCTCTCTACGGACGAAAAACCAACAGTGGCGGTGGATATAATCCACGACCGACACAACGACCGGTGCAGAAAGATCCTGACTCAGAGCTGTGCTCCTCGCCCAAAATCGATGCCATTTTCAATGGAGCGGACGGCAGTACATACGCCTTCAAAGGAGACTCGTACTACAAACTCACCGAGAATGCAGTTGCTGAAGGTTACCCCAGGAAAATTTCCGACGGTTGGCCAGGACTACCAG GAAACATTGACGCTGCGTTCACGTACAAAAACGGCAAAACCTACTTCTTCCAAGGGACCAAATACTGGCGATACTCGGGCCGAGGAGTTGACGGAGATTATCCGAAGGAGATTAGCGAAGGTTTCACTGGCATTCCGGATCATCTGGACGCTGCTATGGTGTGGGGTGGTAACGGAAAGATCTACTTCTACAAGGGCAGTAAATTCTGGCGGTTCGATCCGCTGAAGAGGCCCCCGGTCAAATCGACGTATCCGAAACCGATCTCCAACTGGGAGGGACTGCCGAACAACATCGATGCGGCTCTGCAGTACACCAACGGATATACGTACTTCTTCAAGGACGATAAGTACTATCGGTTTAACGATAGAACATTCTCC gtTGACCAATCTGATCCGCCGTTCCCACGACCGGTGGCACATTGGTGGTACGGCTGCAAGAATGCCCCCTCGACGTTCGACACCCTAG